Proteins from one Ananas comosus cultivar F153 linkage group 5, ASM154086v1, whole genome shotgun sequence genomic window:
- the LOC109709855 gene encoding serine/threonine-protein kinase Aurora-1, translated as MAIVAETQQEEKVATVEKRWTLNDFDIGKPLGRGKFGHVYLAREKRSNHIVALKVLFKSQLKQSQVEHQLRREVEIQSHLRNPNILRLYGYFYDQTRVYLILEYAAKGELYKELQKCKYFSERRAATYISSLARALIYLHGKHVIHRDIKPENLLIGLQGELKIADFGWSVHTFNRRRTMCGTLDYLPPEMVESVEHDASVDIWSLGVLCYEFLYGVPPFEAKEHSDTYRRILKVDLKFPPKPVVSPAAKDLITQMLVKDSSQRLPLHKLLEHPWIVQNADPTGIYRG; from the exons atggcgATCGTGGCGGAAACCCAGCAAGAAGAGAAG GTCGCTACAGTTGAGAAGCGTTGGACCTTGAATGACTTTGACATTGGAAAGCCTCTTGGAAGAGGAAAATTTGGTCATGTCTATTTGGCCAGAGAAAAGAGG AGTAATCACATTGTGGCCTTGAAAGTCCTTTTCAAGAGCCAGCTGAAACAATCTCAAGTGGAGCATCAGCTGCGCCGTGAGGTGGAGATACAGAGCCACCTCCGAAACCCTAATATACTCCGGCTATATGGTTACTTCTATGATCAG ACGCGTGTTTATCTGATCCTAGAATATGCAGCTAAAGGTGAACTTTATAAGGAGCTGCAGAAATGCAAGTACTTCAGTGAGCGAAGGGCTGCGACT TACATTTCATCATTAGCACGAGCACTGATATACCTCCATGGGAAGCACGTAATTCACAGAGACATCAAACCAGAGAATCTCCTTATTGGACTTCAG GGAGAGCtaaaaattgcagattttgggtGGTCGGTGCACACATTCAACCGCAGGCGGACGATGTGTGGAACACTGGATTACCTTCCTCCTGAAATGG TGGAAAGTGTGGAGCATGATGCAAGTGTTGACATTTGGAGTTTAGGTGTCCTGTGCTACGAGTTCCTTTATGGAGTGCCACCATTTGAAGCAAAAGAACATTCCGACACATATAGAAG GATACTGAAAGTCGATCTTAAGTTTCCTCCAAAGCCAGTTGTTTCTCCTGCTGCAAAAGACCTAATCACGCAG ATGCTTGTAAAGGACTCCTCTCAGCGTCTTCCCCTTCACAAGTTGCTCGAGCATCCGTGGATTGTACAAAATGCAGATCCCACAGGCATCTACAGAGGTTGA
- the LOC109709854 gene encoding ATP-dependent 6-phosphofructokinase 6-like — protein MTFTETTTPTKPTFSLLFSSSSASNAAASSSLSNSSSIGSRPNHVLDLGSSIESLKLRLERTTRMGSEKKRRSPKIVYGDGGYVLEDVPHLADYIPNLPTHPNPLQDNPAYSVVKQFFVNADDSVAQKIVVHKDSPRGTHFRRAGPRQRVCFESDEVRACIVTCGGLCPGLNTVIRELACGLSHMYGVTKILGIEGGYRGFYARNTINLTPKCVNGIHKRGGTILGTSRGGHDTTKIVNSIQDRGINQVYVIGGDGTQKGASVIFEEIQRRGLKVSVVGIPKTIDNDIEVIDKSFGFDTAVEEAQRAINAAHVEAESTEYGIGVVKLMGRNSGFIAMYATLASRDVDCCLIPESPFFLEGKGGLLEYIEKRLKENGHMVIVVAEGAGQELIAESVRSENREDASGNKQLLDVGLWLSQKIKGYFAGKKKMAINLKYIDPTYMIRAVPANASDNVYCTLLAHSAIHGAMAGYTGFTVGPVNGRHAYIPFPRITEKQKKVVITDRMWARLLSSTNQPSFMSNREAEEANEVEEPQLQHWDVENSWVDEQDDLDYHSPAHNGSL, from the exons ATGACGTTCACAGAAACAACAACGCCTACGAAACCCaccttctccctcctcttctcctcctcctccgcttcaAACGCGGCGGCGTCTTCTTCTCTGTCGAATTCGAGCTCGATCGGTTCGCGTCCCAACCACGTTCTCGATCTCGGGAGCTCGATCGAGTCGCTGAAGCTGCGTTTGGAGAGGACGACGAGGATGGGGAgcgagaagaagaggagatccCCGAAGATCGTTTACGGAGACGGCGGATACGTTCTTGAGGATGTTCCGCACCTCGCGGATTACATCCCTAATCTCCCT ACGCACCCAAATCCGCTCCAAGATAATCCGGCGTACTCAGTTGTGAA GCAATTTTTTGTTAATGCCGACGATAGCGTTGCTCAAAAG ATTGTGGTTCACAAAGATAGCCCCAGGGGAACGCATTTTCGGCGTGCCGGGCCCCGTCAAAGG GTGTGTTTTGAGTCGGATGAGGTGCGTGCGTGCATTGTTACATGTGGAGGTCTATGCCCTGGACTTAATACAGTGATAAGGGAGTTAGCATGCGGCTTATCTCACATGTATGGTGTTACCAAAATCCTTGGCATTGAG GGTGGATACAGAGGATTCTACGCTCGCAATACCATCAACTTGACTCCCAAGTGTGTTAACGGCATTCACAAAAGAGGGGGAACCATCCTTGGAACCTCACGAGGAGGCCATGACACTACTAAGATTGTCAACAGCATTCAGGATCGCGGGATTAATCAG GTCTACGTCATCGGCGGAGACGGCACTCAGAAAGGGGCCTCTGTGATATTTGAG GAAATACAGCGGCGAGGCCTAAAAGTTTCTGTTGTCGGCATTCCAAAGACCATAGATAATGACATTGAG GTTATCGACAAATCGTTTGGGTTCGATACTGCCGTAGAGGAGGCCCAAAGAGCGATAAATGCGGCGCATGTGGAGGCAGAGAGCACTGAGTATGGTATAGGTGTAGTGAAGTTGATGGGGCGTAACAGCG GTTTCATTGCAATGTATGCTACTCTTGCGAGTAGAGACGTG GACTGTTGCTTGATCCCAGAATCGCCTTTCTTCCTCGAAGGGAAGGGTGGGCTTTTAGAGTATATCGAGAAGCGTCTGAAAGAAAACGGCCATATGGTTATCGTCGTTGCAGAGGGTGCAGGACAGGAGCTCATTGCTGAAAGTGTGCGATCCGAGAACCGTGAAGATGCTTCTGGAAATAAGCAGCTTCTTGATGTTGGGCTCTGGTTGTCTCAAAAAATAAAG GGCTATTTTGCAGGAAAGAAGAAAATGGCTATAAATCTCAAGTATATAG ATCCTACATACATGATACGTGCCGTTCCGGCCAATGCATCGGATAACGTCTACTGCACATTATTGGCACACAGCGCCATCCACGGCGCCATGGCAGGATACACCGGCTTCACTGTTGGCCCTGTTAATGGACGACATGCTTACATTCCATTTCCT AGGATAACAGAAAAGCAGAAAAAAGTCGTAATAACCGATAGGATGTGGGCAAGGCTACTCTCTTCGACTAATCAACCAAGCTTTATGAGCAATAGAGAGGCCGAGGAGGCAAACGAAGTGGAGGAACCCCAATTGCAGCATTGGGATGTCGAAAACAGTTGGGTGGATGAACAAGATGACCTCGATTACCATAGCCCAGCTCATAATGGATCTCTGTGA
- the LOC109710110 gene encoding nudix hydrolase 8-like isoform X1, which translates to MATKQCKGSWQLCNCYHLLPLTRTPMITHVGFSRKIEAFTRRLPCLETTIIKRKPSVFDSYLRKRINVATQNTPVTTTLGLLDAFEDEYDGAIINPECLPDTSYEFAAMLHYSLSYWRLKGKKGIWLKILEDQADLVPIALKAGFSYHHAEPGYVMLTYWIANEPCMLPSTATHQVGVGGFVINENREVLVVKEKCPLRCSCIWKLPTGLLDKSEDIFCGAIREVKEETGIDTCFLEVVAFRHAHQVIFEKSDLLFICMLKPLSFDISIDALEIQAATWMPLDEFLDQPFHREDRMSKNILDICIARHENLYRGFTANRMMSKLDERLSYLYCGDI; encoded by the exons ATGGCAACTAAGCAATGCAAGGGCTCATGGCAACTATGCAAT TGCTACCATTTGCTGCCTCTTACGAGAACTCCAATGATAACTCATGTTGGTTTCAGCAGGAAGATAGAAG CTTTCACAAGAAGATTACCATGCTTGGAAACTACAATTATTAAAAGGAAACCAAGTGTCTTCGACAGTTATCTGAGAAAAAGAATTAATGTTGCCACTCAAAATACACCCGTGACTACAACTCTTGGATTACTTGATGCCTTTGAAGATGAATATGATGGAGCTATTATCAATCCTGAGTGCCTGCCAGACACTTCCTATGAGTTTGCTGCTATGCTTCATTATTCGCTTTCTTATTGGAGGCTAAAG GGAAAGAAAGGAATTTGGCTGAAGATACTAGAAGATCAGGCTGATCTTGTTCCGATTGCATTAAAG GCGGGATTCAGTTACCACCATGCAGAGCCAGGATATGTCATGCTAACATACTGGATTGCCAATGAGCCTTGTATGCTGCCTTCTACTGCAACACATCAAGTTGGTGTAGGAGGATTTGTCATCAATGAGAACAGGGAG GTGCTTGTTGTGAAAGAAAAATGCCCTCTAAGGTGCTCGTGCATATGGAAATTACCCACTGGTCTTCTTGATAAG TCTGAAGATATTTTTTGTGGAGCCATAAGAGAAGTCAAGGAAGAAACTGGG ATAGACACTTGTTTCCTGGAAGTGGTAGCTTTCAG GCATGCACATCAGGTCATTTTTGAGAAGTCTGATTTGCTATTCATATGTATGCTTAAGCCATTGTCGTTTGACATATCAATTGATGCGTTGGAGATCCAAGCTGCAACG tggATGCCTCTCGATGAGTTCTTAGACCAGCCATTCCACAGGGAGGACAGAATGTCGAAGAACATACTCGATATATGCATTGCAAGACATGAAAATTTATATCGCGGATTCACAGCTAACCGGATGATGTCGAAACTTGACGAAAGATTGTCTTATCTATATTGTGGGGATATTTAA
- the LOC109710110 gene encoding nudix hydrolase 8-like isoform X2 gives MQGLMATMQSFTRRLPCLETTIIKRKPSVFDSYLRKRINVATQNTPVTTTLGLLDAFEDEYDGAIINPECLPDTSYEFAAMLHYSLSYWRLKGKKGIWLKILEDQADLVPIALKAGFSYHHAEPGYVMLTYWIANEPCMLPSTATHQVGVGGFVINENREVLVVKEKCPLRCSCIWKLPTGLLDKSEDIFCGAIREVKEETGIDTCFLEVVAFRHAHQVIFEKSDLLFICMLKPLSFDISIDALEIQAATWMPLDEFLDQPFHREDRMSKNILDICIARHENLYRGFTANRMMSKLDERLSYLYCGDI, from the exons ATGCAAGGGCTCATGGCAACTATGCAAT CTTTCACAAGAAGATTACCATGCTTGGAAACTACAATTATTAAAAGGAAACCAAGTGTCTTCGACAGTTATCTGAGAAAAAGAATTAATGTTGCCACTCAAAATACACCCGTGACTACAACTCTTGGATTACTTGATGCCTTTGAAGATGAATATGATGGAGCTATTATCAATCCTGAGTGCCTGCCAGACACTTCCTATGAGTTTGCTGCTATGCTTCATTATTCGCTTTCTTATTGGAGGCTAAAG GGAAAGAAAGGAATTTGGCTGAAGATACTAGAAGATCAGGCTGATCTTGTTCCGATTGCATTAAAG GCGGGATTCAGTTACCACCATGCAGAGCCAGGATATGTCATGCTAACATACTGGATTGCCAATGAGCCTTGTATGCTGCCTTCTACTGCAACACATCAAGTTGGTGTAGGAGGATTTGTCATCAATGAGAACAGGGAG GTGCTTGTTGTGAAAGAAAAATGCCCTCTAAGGTGCTCGTGCATATGGAAATTACCCACTGGTCTTCTTGATAAG TCTGAAGATATTTTTTGTGGAGCCATAAGAGAAGTCAAGGAAGAAACTGGG ATAGACACTTGTTTCCTGGAAGTGGTAGCTTTCAG GCATGCACATCAGGTCATTTTTGAGAAGTCTGATTTGCTATTCATATGTATGCTTAAGCCATTGTCGTTTGACATATCAATTGATGCGTTGGAGATCCAAGCTGCAACG tggATGCCTCTCGATGAGTTCTTAGACCAGCCATTCCACAGGGAGGACAGAATGTCGAAGAACATACTCGATATATGCATTGCAAGACATGAAAATTTATATCGCGGATTCACAGCTAACCGGATGATGTCGAAACTTGACGAAAGATTGTCTTATCTATATTGTGGGGATATTTAA
- the LOC109710109 gene encoding pentatricopeptide repeat-containing protein At1g51965, mitochondrial, giving the protein MRPPRHLGPLLSAPRRGLATSYSGRIVRSDPSGRALAVEVDPPDLLRDPRGYALPRRDLICRAAHILLSPSSADPFLDLSDYLQTLTLTLTPAEASEILKSLRRPDRALAFFRFAAALPGFRHDCFTYNRLLCILARAAADDEARRLVDEMERDGIRGNISTVNILIGIFGAGELGRCLELVKKWGLRLNGYTYKCLVQAHLRYRDAEGGFRVYEDMRKRGYKLDIFAYNMLLDALAKADMVDEAYKVFEDMKRKHCDPDAYSYTILIRMSGKTGKKDEILSFFEEMVRNGCTLNLIAYNTTIEALAKNRMADKAISLFSNMIKNDCQPNEFTYSAILEVLAAEGQLHRLDEIVEASNKFMKKSIYAFLVKTLSKLGHASEAHNLFRRMWSSHDKGDRDAFMSMLEILCTSGKTSEAMDLLTMMHEKGIATDTLMYNMVLSALGKLKQASYIFSLYEKMKLAGISADIFTYNILISSLGRVGLIDKASELFEEMESSNCEPDVITYNSLINCLGKNGDLDEAYMRFKDMQEKGLNPDVFTYSTLIECFGKSNKVEMACMLFDEMLTEGCIPNIVTYNILLDCLEKRGKTTEAFKLYAKLKQQGLTPDSITYSILERLESGPHRAIRVRKPSRITGWVVSPL; this is encoded by the exons ATGCGGCCGCCGCGGCACCTCGGGCCGCTCCTCTCGGCGCCCCGCCGCGGGCTCGCCACGAGCTACAGCGGCCGCATCGTGCGATCCGACCCGTCGGGGCGCGCCCTAGCCGTGGAGGTCGACCCCCCCGATCTCCTCCGCGACCCCCGCGGCTACGCCCTCCCCCGCCGCGACCTCATCTGCCGCGCCGCCCAcatcctcctctccccctcctccgccgaccCCTTCCTCGACCTCTCCGACTacctccaaaccctaaccctaaccctaacccccgCCGAGGCCAGCGAGATCCTCAAGTCCCTCCGCCGCCCCGACAGGGCCCTCGCCTTCTTCCGCTTCGCCGCCGCCCTCCCCGGCTTCCGCCACGACTGCTTCACCTACAACCGCCTCCTCTGCATCCtcgcccgcgccgccgccgacgacgaggCCCGGAGGCTCGTGGACGAGATGGAGCGGGACGGGATCAGGGGGAACATCTCCACCGTCAACATCCTGATTGGGATCTTCGGCGCCGGGGAGCTCGGGAGGTGCTTGGAGCTCGTGAAGAAGTGGGGGCTGAGGCTTAACGGTTACACCTACAAGTGCTTGGTGCAGGCGCACCTGAGGTATCGGGACGCCGAAggggggtttagggtttacgaGGACATGAGGAAGAGAGGGTACAAGTTGGATATCTTTGCTTACAACATGCTCCTCGATGCGTTAGCTAAAGCTGATATG GTTGATGAAGCGTACAAGGTCTTTGAGGATATGAAACGGAAGCACTGTGATCCTGATGCATATTCATATACAATACTCATCCGAATGTCAGGAAAGACTGGGAAGAAAGACGAAatcctttctttctttgaagAAATGGTGAGAAACGGCTGTACTTTGAATCTGATTGCTTATAACACTACAATTGAGGCACTTGCGAAAAATAGGATGGCAGACAAAGCGATTTCCCTTTTCTCTAACATGATCAAGAATGATTGCCAACCCAACGAATTCACTTATAGTGCTATTTTAGAGGTTTTAGCAGCAGAAGGACAACTGCATAGACTAGATGAGATTGTGGAAGCATCTAATAAGTTCATGAAAAAGTCAATCTATGCATTTTTGGTTAAGACGTTGAGTAAGCTAGGGCATGCGAGTGAAGCCCATAATTTATTTCGTCGTATGTGGAGCTCTCATGATAAAGGAGACAGGGATGCTTTCATGTCAATGCTTGAGATACTATGCACTTCCGGAAAGACATCGGAGGCAATGGATCTACTAACGATGATGCATGAAAAAGGGATAGCTACTGATACCCTCATGTATAATATGGTACTTTCAGCTCTCGGTAAACTAAAGCAGGCATCTTATATTTTTAGTCTCTATGAAAAGATGAAACTTGCTGGCATTTCCGCTGATATATTCACCTACAACATTCTCATCTCAAGCCTTGGTAGAGTTGGTCTAATTGATAAAGCTTCTGAACTCTTTGAAGAAATGGAGAGTAGTAACTGTGAACCTGATGTTATCACTTACAACTCTTTGATAAACTGTCTGGGGAAGAATGGAGACCTAGATGAAGCTTACATGCGTTTCAAGGACATGCAGGAGAAAGGGCTTAACCCAGATGTTTTCACTTATAGTACACTCATCGAATGCTTTGGGAAATCAAACAAGGTTGAGATGGCTTGCATGTTGTTTGATGAGATGCTTACAGAGGGATGCATTCCTAATATTGTGACGTACAACATTTTACTTGATTGTCTTGAGAAACGTGGGAAGACAACAGAAGCATTTAAGTTGTATGCCAAATTGAAGCAGCAGGGCTTGACTCCAGACTCGATAACGTATTCAATACTCGAAAGATTAGAGAGTGGGCCCCATAGGGCAATACGGGTGCGGAAGCCAAGTCGGATTACAGGTTGGGTTGTAAGCCCTTTATGA
- the LOC109710177 gene encoding deSI-like protein At4g17486, translating to MGAFSSSSRSSEGFPVVLNVYDLTPLNDYLYWFGIGIYHSGIEVHGMEYSFGAHDYPSSGVFEVEPKKCPGFIYRCSILLGRTDMLPSEFRAFIENMAADYHGDTYQIISKNCNHFTDDASLKLTGRSIPGWVNRLAKIGALCNCLLPESMRMPPDKQIAEYHGYPDRSESFSMMAAAVLHSAESADDSADTDQEKHLLSSSDGSEVTLIKEVQR from the exons ATGGGAGCGTTCTCCTCGAGCTCGCGGTCGTCGGAGGGGTTCCCCGTCGTGCTCAACGTCTACGATCTCACCCCGCTCAACGACTACCTCTACTGGTTCGGGATCGGGATCTACCACTCCGGAATCGAAG TCCATGGCATGGAGTATAGTTTTGGGGCGCATGATTACCCGTCAAGCGGGGTTTTTGAAGTGGAGCCGAAGAAATGCCCTGGATTCATCTACAGATGTTCCATTTTGTTAGGCCGTACAGATATGCTGCCTTCTGAATTCCGAGCATTCATTGAGAACATGGCTGCTGACTACCATGGAGATACCTATCAAATCATTTCTAAAAACTGCAATCACTTTACAGATGATGCTAGTTTGAAATTGACAGGGAGATCTATTCCTGGTTGGGTTAATCGACTGGCCAAGATAG GTGCCCTTTGCAATTGTCTTCTACCGGAAAGCATGCGAATGCCACCGGATAAGCAGATCGCGGAATACCATGGTTACCCAg ACCGCTCAGaatcgttttcaatgatggccGCTGCTGTGCTTCATTCCGCAGAGAGTGCCGACGATAGTGCCGATACAGATCAAGAAAAACACCTTCTTTCGTCATCTGATGGTTCCGAAGTGACTTTGATAAAGGAGGTTCAAAGATGA
- the LOC109710176 gene encoding probable tRNA N6-adenosine threonylcarbamoyltransferase, translated as MKKRLVAIGFEGSANKIGVGVVTLDGSILSNPRHTYITPPGHGFLPRETAHHHLRHLLPLVRSALADASLSPSDVDCLCYTKGPGMGAPLQVSAVAVRVLSLLWNKPIVAVNHCVAHIEMGRIVTGAEDPVVLYVSGGNTQVIAYSEGRYRIFGETIDIAVGNCLDRFARVLTLSNDPSPGYNIEQLAKNGEKFIDLPYVVKGMDVSFSGILSYIEATAVEKLKNNECTPADLCYSLQETVFAMLVEITERAMAHCDKKDILIVGGVGCNERLQEMMRTMCSERGGRLFATDDRYCIDNGAMIAYTGLLAFAHGHTTPLEESTFTQRFRTDEVHAIWREKEAWSSDKVQKDATGEVSGTGGQTLIPVEVES; from the exons ATGAAGAAGCGGCTCGTGGCGATCGGGTTCGAGGGTTCGGCGAACAAGATCGGGGTGGGCGTGGTAACCCTAGACGGGTCGATCCTCTCGAACCCTCGCCACACCTACATCACCCCTCCCGGCCACGGCTTCCTCCCCCGCGAGACCGCCCACCACCACCTCCGTCACCTCCTCCCCCTCGTCCGCTCTGCCCTCGCCGAcgcctccctctccccctccgaCGTCGACTGCCTCTGCTACACCAAGGGCCCCGGCATGGGCGCCCCCCTCCAGGtctccgccgtcgccgtccGCGTCCTCTCCCTGCTCTGGAACAAGCCCATCGTCGCCGTCAACCACTGCGTCGCCCACATCGAGATGGGCCGCATCGTCACCGGCGCCGAGGACCCCGTCGTCCTCTACGTCAGCGGGGGGAACACCCAGGTCATCGCCTATAGCGAGGGGAGGTATCGGATCTTCGGAGAGACCATCGACATCGCCGTCGGCAATTGCCTTGATCGCTTTGCCAGGGTCCTCACTCTCTCCAATGATCCCAGCCCGGGTTATAACATCGAGCAG CTTGCAAAGAATGGGGAGAAGTTTATTGACCTCCCTTATGTCGTCAAAGGCATGGATGTTTCGTTTAGCGGAATACTGAGCTATATAGAAGCCACTGCTGTCGAGAAGCTCAAAAACAATGAATGCACGCCAGCAGACCTCTGTTACTCCTTACAG GAAACTGTGTTTGCTATGCTTGTTGAAATAACTGAACGTGCCATGGCACACTGCGATAAGAAGGACATCCTCATCGTCGGCGGTGTTGGGTGCAACGAGCGATTGCAGGAGATGATGAGGACGATGTGCTCAGAAAGGGGAGGTCGGCTTTTTGCAACAGATGATAGATACTGTATCGACAATGGGGCCATGATAGCATACACTGGTCTCCTTGCTTTCGCTCACGGCCACACCACCCCACTAGAGGAATCAACATTTACACAGAGATTCCGAACTGATGAAGTTCATGCGATCTGGAGGGAGAAAGAAGCGTGGTCATCGGATAAAGTTCAGAAGGATGCAACTGGTGAAGTATCGGGTACTGGAGGGCAAACATTGATTCCTGTGGAAGTAGAATCTTGA